The genomic window TTAACGCGAGATCCAGAACTACGTTACACTCAAGGTGGTGCGCCTGTTTCTCGATTCAGTATTGCTGTAAATCGAGTTTATACCACCAATACTGGTGAAAAAAAAGAAGAAGTAAGTTTTCTTCCTATTGTCGTCTGGGGAAAACAAGCTGAAAGTTGTAATCAGTATTTAAACAAAGGAAGATTAGTCTTAGTAGATGGGCGTTTACGTCAACATTCTTGGGAATCCAAAGAAGGTGAAAAAAGAAATACCATAGAAGTTATAGCTTATAGAGTTCAATTCTTAGGGGCTAAAGGCGAAGCTCAGAAAACAAGTGCTGCTTCCTTAGAAAGTGAAAATATTCCCGATGAAATAGAGGATGAAATTCCCTTCTAATGGAAGTTATAGCTTACAGAGTTCAATTCTTAGGGGCTAAAGGCGAAGCTCAGGAAACAAGTGCTCAGGGATAGCTGGCGGTTGAATACTTACTAAAGGTTAAATAACAAAGGAGATAATATGGCTTATCGAAGAGAGTCTAATCAGACTAATCAAGGATCAAAAAGATATAATATAATAATTAAGAGCAAAGATTATAAGAGAATTTGTAGATTTTGCATTAGAAAAATAGACAATATTGATTATAAGGATGTAGATATTTTAAAAAGATATATTACTGAAAAAAGCAAGATTGCTCCTCGAAGAATGACTAAGTGCTGTGCCCAACATCAAAGGAAATTAACCACAGCCATTAAAAGAGCCCGAAATATTGCTCTACTTCCTTTTGCTACTTAATCCTGATGAGGATTATTCCTTCAAAATAATGAAGTTAAAGATTGAATGTATCCACAAGATTCAAGTTATTTATATTTTAACTTTACTAACTATAATTTCTTATATCCTTAAAGGAAGTCTATTATTTCTTTTATTAATTCCTTTATTTTTTTCTATTAGCAAGGTTACTCATAAATCTACTTCCAACTTTTTTTACTTTCTGGTGCTTGTCTCTTTATTTATAATAGAACTTTCATTTAAAGCCCACTTTATAACTATTTTTGCGGCTTTAGGAATCTTCACCGGTGAACTTGTT from bacterium includes these protein-coding regions:
- the ssb gene encoding single-stranded DNA-binding protein, with protein sequence MTSLNRVILMGNLTRDPELRYTQGGAPVSRFSIAVNRVYTTNTGEKKEEVSFLPIVVWGKQAESCNQYLNKGRLVLVDGRLRQHSWESKEGEKRNTIEVIAYRVQFLGAKGEAQKTSAASLESENIPDEIEDEIPF
- the rpsR gene encoding 30S ribosomal protein S18, giving the protein MAYRRESNQTNQGSKRYNIIIKSKDYKRICRFCIRKIDNIDYKDVDILKRYITEKSKIAPRRMTKCCAQHQRKLTTAIKRARNIALLPFAT